The Leptidea sinapis chromosome 15, ilLepSina1.1, whole genome shotgun sequence genome window below encodes:
- the LOC126968302 gene encoding uncharacterized protein LOC126968302, protein MHSSDSSGGAGPVLLQQLGRLIVRSRSTSPSRNTRDRRHSKGTPSTSHQIQSQPKPEFDRPLPGIEAQLTSHVDALWNEKTPICIEVLLAPDCQDCFNSMSRLDNDCSYEKMHHQRGLLLERWTIRAMNNKSQECPPAISSHWLLNAVRSQLHFSQLSAWRARLNVDDKGAERRRKLSRESCNFKKIEANCDETDLEDRKLNIVYSIKDPGESYKMSEFNRTPTDHNFPIADMGDNVYLKVLLQSLPRLDTIPNVKCTCPKRRTSKEISINIHEEIINKLNDLTLGPRKYDNCSKRNIGPDYCDRKILDDRMLTPCNESGKHKCNCDDESDEKKQETKKLDERRLKEIAKYKRRLRKESKLKRLCDSTSSEGDLRKEPHTSIPILQASRFDRFRAIGCYRNQTYLTLPASRIEGRSPFLDAETIPPSEYKRTNTVGTQTDNVVCKCGNPIELKCVSCNKGMVRSEGSYNLVGIEKGARRKREEDHSSQKKLKCDNSNSDIVNKCDDIVRRPKLRRFFPIVDRIEKVISDRFAQNNDIKELNLRDDDTVFSVPKSEPKRQKTYSINEDYVLYEKCDYGTIDKCDIDAPNELMSPDKKEQENVVPTRSEMDRFKWRFDSAASMVFHTKTGLPLTSSPAPLRRGNNCFDFDDSINGVSGIKSALFHPISPPSPAVVSPASPPIASEAPPNAESPLDATHKRKKIPHNKLRVGTSTGLLGSFEESALKGRLEPVATVHGFVAELGASGAFCPPHRRLPVTVFFYAPGGTNAPYCGHINLGPGGYRVSRSGTIQVSLFNPHGTLVKMFVVLYDLTCMPPMARTFLRQRTLYMPAGAKPPQTREMHKWLRYLIHLRFMTSKSGKLYLHTDIRILVSRKADLDTATAHSALFKPIANRSADSAASDRNSQSEENTQIPTNRQPNRVFGGCSDFERDVGFENQNGVSYELRSFTYAPENPKYSPR, encoded by the exons ATGCACAGTAGCGACTCGTCTGGCGGCGCGGGGCCGGTCCTGCTACAGCAGCTGGGGCGCCTCATCGTGCGCTCCCGGAGTACCAGCCCCTCGAGGAATACGCGGGACAGAAGACACTCGAAGGGCACCCCGTCTACCAGCCATCAG ATACAAAGCCAACCCAAGCCGGAGTTCGACAGGCCCCTGCCTGGCATCGAAGCGCAGCTGACCAGCCATGTGGACGCTCTATGGAACGAGAAGACACCAATATGTATTGag GTCCTTCTAGCTCCAGATTGTCAAGACTGCTTCAACTCGATGTCTCGCCTGGACAACGATTGTTCGTACGAGAAGATGCACCACCAAAGGGGACTGCTTCTAGAGCGATGGACGATCCGAGCTATGAATAACAA GAGTCAAGAGTGCCCCCCCGCCATTTCCTCCCACTGGCTGTTGAATGCCGTGCGCTCGCAACTGCACTTTTCTCAGCTGTCCGCGTGGAGAGCCAGGCTCAACGTGGACGACAAGGGTGCGGAGAGAAG GCGCAAGCTGAGCCGCGAATCGTGCAACTTTAAAAAGATAGAAGCAAACTGCGATGAAACAGACCTGGAAGATCGCAAGCTAAACATCGTCTACTCCATAAAAGACCCCGGGGAAAGCTACAAAATGTCAGAATTCAACCGTACACCGACAGACCATAATTTTCCCATAGCCGATATGGGGGATAACGTTTATctaaaagttttacttcaaagcCTTCCCCGTTTGGATACTATACCCAACGTTAAATGTACCTGTCCCAAGCGAAGGACCAGCAAAGAGATCTCAATAAACATACACGaagaaattatcaataaattgaATGATCTCACTCTAGGACCGAGGAAATATGACAATTGCTCCAAGCGAAACATAGGTCCTGATTACTGTGATAGAAAAATATTGGATGATCGTATGTTGACTCCGTGCAATGAGAGTGGAAAGCATAAATGCAACTGTGATGATGAGTCTGATGAGAAGAAGCAAGAGACGAAGAAGCTGGACGAAAGGCGCCTGAAAGAAATAGCGAAATACAAACGACGTCTGCGAAAAGAGAGCAAACTGAAGCGTCTATGTGATAGCACGTCTTCGGAAGGCGATCTTCGAAAAGAACCCCATACGTCCATTCCGATTCTGCAAGCTTCGAGATTCGATAGATTCAGAGCTATTGGGTGTTACAGAAATCAGACTTATCTGACGTTACCGGCCAGTAGAATTGAGGGTAGATCGCCATTTTTGGATGCAGAAACCATACCACCTTCAGAGTATAAAAGAACTAATACGGTTGGGACTCAAACTGATAACGTTGTCTGCAAATGCGGTAATCCCATCGAATTGAAATGTGTCAGTTGCAACAAGGGTATGGTTAGATCTGAGGGTAGTTACAATCTGGTCGGTATAGAGAAAGGCGCTAGACGGAAACGCGAAGAGGACCATAGTTCTCAGAAGAAGCTTAAATGTGATAATAGTAATAGTGATATAGTTAATAAGTGTGATGATATAGTGAGGCGGCCAAAGTTGAGACGTTTTTTCCCGATTGTGGACCGTATTGAGAAGGTTATAAGCGACAGATTCGCGCAGAACAATGATATAAAGGAGTTGAACCTGCGCGATGACGACACGGTTTTCTCCGTGCCGAAGTCAGAACCGAAACGACAGAAGACGTACTCGATCAATGAAGATTACGTTTTGTACGAGAAATGTGATTATGGGACCATAGACAAGTGCGATATAGACGCGCCGAATGAATTGATGTCTCCGGATAAGAAAGAACAGGAGAACGTAGTTCCGACGCGGTCGGAGATGGATCGGTTTAAATGGCGTTTCGACTCGGCCGCGTCAATGGTGTTCCACACCAAAACTGGACTGCCTTTAACTTCTAGTCCTGCGCCGCTTAGACGTGGGAATAACTGCTTTGATTTCGACGATTCGATCAACGGCGTGTCTGGAATCAAAAG CGCTCTCTTTCATCCAATATCGCCCCCCTCGCCGGCGGTAGTTTCACCGGCGTCTCCCCCCATCGCATCCGAAGCCCCCCCGAACGCAGAATCCCCCCTAGATGCAACGCACAAGAGGAAAAAGATACCGCACAACAAACTGAGAGTCGGGACCAGCACTGGACTATTAG GCAGTTTCGAAGAGTCTGCTTTAAAAGGGCGGTTGGAACCGGTGGCGACTGTACACGGATTCGTGGCAGAGCTGGGGGCTTCGGGGGCCTTCTGTCCCCCCCACAGGCGGCTGCCAGTCACTGTGTTCTTCTACGCCCCGGGTGGGACAAACGCGCCCTACTGT GGTCACATAAACCTAGGTCCGGGTGGCTACAGAGTGTCTCGCTCTGGCACGATTCAGGTGTCGCTGTTCAACCCTCATGGCACCTTGGTCAAGATGTTTGTGGTGCTTTACGACCTCACGTGTATGCCCCCAATGGCTCGCACCTTCCTGAGGCAGCGCACGCTTTATATGCCCGCGGGGGCGAAGCCCCCACAGACCCGAGAGATGCACAAGTGGCTTCGATATCTTATACATTTGCG TTTCATGACATCGAAATCCGGCAAACTATATTTGCATACAGACATCCGGATTTTGGTATCAAGGAAAGCAGACCTGGACACAGCGACCGCACATTCCGCATTATTCAAACCAATAGCCAATCGCAGCGCGGATAGCGCCGCAAGTGACCGCAACAGCCAATCAGAAGAGAACACGCAAATACCGACCAATCGGCAGCCGAATCGCGTGTTTGGCGGCTGCAGTGATTTTGAGCGGGATGTTGGTTTTGAGAATCAAAATGGCGTTTCGTATGAGCTTAGAAGTTTCACTTACGCGcctgaaaatccgaaatattCGCCTCGATAG